One Malania oleifera isolate guangnan ecotype guangnan chromosome 9, ASM2987363v1, whole genome shotgun sequence DNA segment encodes these proteins:
- the LOC131165088 gene encoding uncharacterized protein LOC131165088: MENTREIAISLDLNEEPPDVSTIRLGSLLNEIETAHGQIEERIRQLEAVTSRARQRHRWRQPRAPSETPNISVTNSHNDDIANSEEHDVAAPVRIVDECAKKCRRDGTHLIAKALAMDADDQKTVTNGGSFFDCNICLEKAKDPILTCCGHLFCWPCFYRLSYVHSNAKECPVCEGEVTDTNVTPIYGNGSKSHDLRFGESGLRVPPRPRAPRVESVRQQQASRGIYTYPIEEAMLLFSNRIAAMRVPVPQLDLDGAPPISTERTNFLNGSSTGSQAFQSTMARGSQHLPSARFSRLLSQGTASLTSLSSALSSAERLVEDLEAIIHSHHRRQSLALSPTVGDRDSFPSIASGTHLESQTRDNSAEINSTMAHSSSSSWRRSNVAAAAVLHFENQMTNGPIEINLAVPHSSSSSRRRTDVPRSSDTGSGASRAPRRRRLR; encoded by the coding sequence ATGGAGAATACGAGGGAAATTGCCATAAGTCTTGATTTGAACGAAGAACCCCCGGATGTTTCCACGATTAGATTAGGATCTTTATTGAACGAAATAGAAACAGCCCATGGCCAGATTGAAGAGCGAATCCGACAACTCGAGGCAGTCACATCTAGGGCTCGACAGCGTCATAGGTGGAGACAACCTCGAGCCCCCTCCGAAACCCCCAACATTTCTGTGACTAATTCGCATAATGACGATATTGCTAATTCTGAGGAACATGATGTTGCTGCCCCAGTAAGAATAGTTGATGAATGTGCTAAAAAATGCAGAAGGGATGGTACTCACTTGATAGCTAAGGCATTGGCGATGGATGCTGATGATCAGAAGACGGTAACCAACGGTGGGAGCTTTTTTGACTGTAATATATGCCTGGAAAAGGCAAAAGATCCTATTTTAACTTGTTGTGGGCACTTGTTCTGTTGGCCTTGTTTCTACCGGCTGTCTTATGTTCATTCAAATGCAAAGGAATGTCCAGTGTGCGAGGGAGAGGTGACGGATACAAATGTTACTCCAATTTACGGCAACGGAAGCAAGTCTCATGATTTGAGGTTTGGAGAGTCAGGCTTGAGGGTCCCACCTAGGCCCCGGGCTCCCCGGGTTGAGAGTGTTAGGCAGCAGCAAGCTAGCAGGGGTATATATACTTATCCAATCGAGGAAGCAATGCTGCTTTTTAGCAACAGAATTGCTGCAATGAGGGTGCCTGTGCCTCAATTGGATCTTGATGGTGCACCGCCCATCTCAACAGAAAGAACTAATTTCTTGAATGGTTCGAGTACTGGTTCCCAGGCTTTCCAGAGCACAATGGCAAGGGGCAGCCAACACCTTCCTTCTGCCAGGTTTTCGAGATTATTGTCACAAGGTACTGCTTCGCTTACTTCTCTTTCATCTGCATTGAGCTCTGCTGAAAGATTGGTGGAGGACCTGGAGGCTATTATTCATAGCCACCATAGAAGGCAGAGCCTGGCCCTGTCTCCCACAGTGGGTGACAGAGATTCTTTTCCGAGCATTGCTTCTGGCACACATTTGGAAAGTCAAACTCGAGATAACAGTGCTGAAATTAATTCTACAATGGCCCATTCATCCTCATCTTCTTGGAGAAGAAGCaatgttgctgctgctgctgttttACACTTCGAAAATCAGATGACAAATGGGCCTATTGAAATCAACTTAGCAGTGCCACATTCTTCTTCATCTTCCAGGAGAAGAACTGATGTTCCAAGGTCTTCAGATACTGGCAGTGGAGCTTCTCGTGCTCCTAGAAGGAGACGGTTAAGATGA